The following proteins are co-located in the Papaver somniferum cultivar HN1 unplaced genomic scaffold, ASM357369v1 unplaced-scaffold_128, whole genome shotgun sequence genome:
- the LOC113331926 gene encoding uncharacterized protein LOC113331926, producing the protein MIQKTLSTFTLSSVILANQYRIEVDNNRRTIFIKLINLLWVAERHNEVLVNNNARAPGKKKIPEANHGKKGHRERGHRRGGHSNTWSRDVNSGPSGRGNTVEKTYKNPTPKKVENGNAPCYMCGVSVHWYQQCKDSAKVASSYKKYRESIDQEAHCVEEHDHAPDVNFTISDFQGNKNHALMETSDFG; encoded by the exons ATGATTCAAAAGACATTGTCTACTTTCACTTTGTCATCTGTTATTCTAGCAAACCAATACCGCATAGAGGTTGATAATAATAGAAGAACAATTTTTATCAAGTTGATCAACTTATTGTGGGTGGCCGAAAGGCACAATGAAGTTCTAGTAAACAACAATGCTAGAGCCccagggaagaagaaaattcCCGAGGCTAACCATG GAAAAAAGGGTCATCGTGAAAGGGGCCATAGGCGTGGAGGGCATTCAAATACCTGGTCTAGAGATGTTAATTCTGGACCTAGTGGTAGGGGCAACACTGTTGAAAAAACATATAAGAACCCCACACCTAAGAAGGTCGAGAATGGAAATGCACCTTGTTACATGTGTGGAGTCTCCGTACATTGGTACCAGCAATGCAAGGATAGTGCCAAAGTAGCATCCAGCTACAAAAAGTACCGGGAATCTATAGATCAAGAAGCTCACTGTGTGGAAGAACATGATCATGCCCCAGATGTCAACTTCACCATTTCAGACTTCCAGGGCAACAAGAACCATGCCCTAATGGAAACATCTGATTTTGGTTGA